The sequence GTGGGCCTGTGGCCCTTCTTCAGAAAGTTTCCCTCAGAGTAACGAATCAGATGCTTTCATCCGTCGGCTTCGGGGAGCCGGCGGCAACACCCGCTGCCTTGGGGGCGGTAGCGGGGGAGGTTCGGGCCGCAAAGGCGTAAAAAAAATCCCGCCCGGCGCGGGCCGAACCTCGCCGGTGCCGCCGACATACGAACAACATACGAGAGGGCGCGGGTGGAACGTGGGCCTGTGGCCCTTCTTCAGAAAGTTTCCCTCAGAGTAACGAATCAGATGCTTTCATCCGTCGGCTTCGGGGAGCCGGCGGCAACACCCGCTGCCTTGGGGGCGGTAGCGGGGGAGGTTCGGGTCGCAAGGGCGTAAAAGATCCCGCCCGGCGCGGCTCGAACCTCCCCCGGTACCGCCGAACATGCGAACAACCGTGGAGGTGGGGGGGAGATCATGGCTTGCGGCCGCCCCGGGGAGCCGGCAACACCCGGCGTTGAGGTCGGCCCCGTCGAGGAGATAGGCCCCTACCGGCTCGTACAGGAAGCCGGCGGTCAGCCGGTGACCACCGACTCGCTCCTTCTCGCCCGTTTCGTCCTCCCCCTGGCCGAAGGCGACCGCGTCCTCGATATCGGCACGGCCACCGCCTTCATACCCCTCTATCTCGCCTGGAAGTCTCCCGCCGCGCACATAACGGCCGTCGAGATACGGCCGGGAGCCTGCGCCCTTGCCGAGGCCAACGTGGAGCGCAACGGCCTGGCCCGGCGCATATCGGTCGTCAACGCCGATTTCCGCGAATTGCCGGAACGCTTCGCTCCCGGCTCCTTCGACGTGGTGGTGAGCAATCCTCCATACGTGAGGAAGGGGGAGGGGCGGATGAGTCCGGACGCGGAGCGCGCCGCGGCGAGGATGGAACTCCACGGCGGCGCGGCCGAGCTCTTCGCCGTGTCGCGTCATCTCATCGGCGAGAGCGGCAGGATGTGCTGCATATATCCTCTGCGCAGGCTCGAGGAGGTGAGGGCGGCGGCGGAGAGCGCGGCCCTTGCGGTGCGCCGTCTGGAGGTCGCGGAGGGGACGGGGCGGTTCCTCATGGAGGTGACGGCCGGGGACGGAGGGCTGTGAGGGCGGTCCGGCGCTCACTCCACGGTTGCGAGACGTTCCGAAGGTCTCTACGGCCTCCCCGGCGGTCCGGCCCGCAAGGGGGTAAAAAAACCGCCCGGCGCGGTCCGGCCAGCCGGGGAGGCCTCTTCCCCCTTGAGCTCGGAGCCTACCGGCCGCCGCCTCCAAGGCTCTTTTTCATGGCCCGCCGCACAAGCTCCCGGAGCGCCGGGTCGGCGACCTTCGAGGCCGTCTCTTCGACGAGCTCCTCTTCCCTGCCGGTGAGTCTCCGCGGCGCGGGGGCGTCCGCCGGCGCCGTGGGGCGCGGGCGGACGGCGCCGTGGCGGAACCGGATGGTCGAGACGACCTTCTCTCCGACCAGGGCGTTGAGTTTTTCCATGATATCGCTCTGATGGAAGCGCAGCTCCGTTGCGAGGGAAGCCGAACCAACGGTGACGTGCAGCGTGGAGCCCATGAGCCTTGCGGGCTCGGCGTTGCGTGCTATGGCCTCCCCCACGGCCCCGGGCCATGCCTTCCGGACCTTGTACTCCCGGAGCTTGGGGCCTACGGCCAGCGGGCCTCTTAGTGAGGTCAGGAGGGAAGAGAGCCGGAGAGGGGAGGGCAGTGGCCCGCGGCGCGCGTCGGGCCGCCCGGCCCTTTTGCGGCGGCCCGGCGCGGCCGGGCCGCCGTATGGACCCTTTTTACCGCCCATCGGCGCCTGCCTGTGGGAGCGCCGCCTTCCCGCGCCCCCGCCGGGTCAGCCTACGGCTCCGGGCGGCTTGAACCTGCCGCCTAAGAACTGGCCCGCCACGGCGCCGACCGCTATGACGGGCACGAAGGTGAAATCGAGACCCCCCATCTTCCTGAGGATGAAGATGAAGGGTATGGGTATGTGGATGTAGAGCATCCATAGCAGCGAGAACTTCCTGGTCCCGGACCTCAGGTATCCGAAAGGGAGGTTGAGCAGAAGTGCGAAGGCTGTTATGGCTATGAGGACGAGGAACGTGTTCATAATGGTCATTGATAAGGAAACTCTGATTTATTGCACTGAGGGAACCTTTTTGTAAAAAGGTTCCCTCAGACTCCCTCCAAAAACTTTTAACGCC is a genomic window of Deltaproteobacteria bacterium containing:
- a CDS encoding methyltransferase domain-containing protein — translated: MACGRPGEPATPGVEVGPVEEIGPYRLVQEAGGQPVTTDSLLLARFVLPLAEGDRVLDIGTATAFIPLYLAWKSPAAHITAVEIRPGACALAEANVERNGLARRISVVNADFRELPERFAPGSFDVVVSNPPYVRKGEGRMSPDAERAAARMELHGGAAELFAVSRHLIGESGRMCCIYPLRRLEEVRAAAESAALAVRRLEVAEGTGRFLMEVTAGDGGL
- a CDS encoding DUF721 domain-containing protein; translation: MGGKKGPYGGPAAPGRRKRAGRPDARRGPLPSPLRLSSLLTSLRGPLAVGPKLREYKVRKAWPGAVGEAIARNAEPARLMGSTLHVTVGSASLATELRFHQSDIMEKLNALVGEKVVSTIRFRHGAVRPRPTAPADAPAPRRLTGREEELVEETASKVADPALRELVRRAMKKSLGGGGR